From the genome of Magnetococcales bacterium, one region includes:
- the uvrC gene encoding excinuclease ABC subunit UvrC → MSEPVPWVPREVVESLPESPGVYRFLDAEGKVLYVGKAKSLKKRVGSYFHGSVSARILAMLNKARDLAIVVTATEQDALILEANLIRRLQPPYNVLLKDDKSHPWLRLTIDQPFPRLTLHRGPRRPKERYFGPYPSVHALRETLKWLQGVFPLRQCEDRQFNSRKRPCLQYQIKRCHAPCMGLIDQESYAHWVREAVLFLEGRDRQLTEGLTRAMWEASEQRRFEEAARLRDRVKAITQVQNQRRGNLKEGTDLDIICITTSSGPASIQLFFVRDGINLGNQAHFPENTEDLEPAEALEAFMAQFYAPAEGMGEGVSTETPLPPAEILVNLPLPEHEWLSSALSRLRGGAVRIRVPERGEKRRLVELALSNAETAKVRRMSGKQANRQLLAELAAILELPRVPERIEAFDISHLQDRHVVASMAVFGPEGMMKRAYRRFSIKDPGSVDDTSRMAEVIARRFRSSDAAGGSDWPDLVLLDGGKGQLNAAMEVVEDQGITGVSFFAMAKGPERDAGKESLFLPGRREPVILPERSPVLFLLQNIRDEAHRFAVTYHRSSRERSQVRSVLDQIPGVGPGRKKELLRHFGSVRAIREARVEELAALPGISMSLAEAIVQHLQDCREVL, encoded by the coding sequence GTGAGTGAACCCGTTCCATGGGTGCCCCGGGAGGTGGTGGAATCCTTGCCGGAAAGTCCAGGCGTGTATCGTTTTCTGGACGCCGAAGGCAAGGTGCTGTATGTGGGCAAAGCCAAGTCACTGAAAAAAAGGGTCGGTTCTTATTTTCATGGTTCGGTTTCGGCCCGCATTCTGGCCATGCTGAACAAGGCGCGGGATCTGGCCATCGTGGTGACCGCCACGGAGCAGGATGCCTTGATCCTGGAAGCCAATCTCATCCGTCGGTTGCAGCCGCCTTACAATGTCTTGCTCAAAGATGACAAGTCCCACCCCTGGTTGCGTCTGACCATCGATCAGCCTTTCCCCCGCTTGACGTTGCATCGGGGGCCGCGTCGGCCCAAAGAGCGTTATTTTGGTCCCTATCCCAGTGTTCACGCCCTGCGGGAGACCCTGAAATGGCTGCAAGGGGTGTTTCCCTTGCGTCAGTGCGAGGATCGGCAGTTCAACAGTCGCAAGCGTCCCTGTCTGCAATACCAGATCAAGCGGTGTCACGCGCCGTGCATGGGATTGATCGATCAGGAGAGTTACGCCCATTGGGTGCGGGAGGCGGTGCTGTTCCTGGAGGGGCGGGACCGGCAGTTGACCGAAGGCTTGACCCGGGCCATGTGGGAGGCATCGGAACAACGGCGTTTCGAGGAGGCGGCGCGTTTGCGGGATCGGGTCAAGGCGATCACCCAGGTGCAGAATCAACGTCGGGGCAATCTCAAGGAAGGGACCGACCTGGATATCATCTGTATCACCACCAGCAGTGGACCGGCCTCGATTCAGCTTTTTTTTGTGCGGGACGGGATCAATCTGGGCAATCAGGCCCACTTTCCGGAAAATACCGAAGATCTGGAACCCGCCGAGGCTCTGGAAGCCTTCATGGCTCAGTTCTACGCGCCTGCCGAGGGCATGGGCGAAGGCGTTTCCACAGAAACCCCCTTGCCGCCTGCGGAAATTCTGGTCAATCTTCCCTTGCCCGAGCATGAATGGTTGTCTTCCGCCTTGAGTCGGTTGCGGGGGGGAGCGGTACGGATTCGGGTGCCGGAGCGTGGCGAGAAGCGGCGACTGGTGGAGTTGGCCCTGTCCAACGCCGAAACCGCCAAGGTCAGACGCATGAGCGGCAAGCAGGCCAATCGCCAACTGTTGGCGGAACTGGCTGCCATTCTGGAACTGCCCCGTGTTCCGGAACGGATCGAAGCCTTCGACATTTCCCATTTGCAGGATCGGCATGTGGTGGCGTCGATGGCGGTTTTCGGCCCCGAGGGGATGATGAAGCGGGCCTATCGGCGTTTTTCCATCAAGGATCCCGGTTCCGTGGACGATACGTCACGCATGGCCGAGGTGATCGCGCGCCGTTTTCGTTCCTCCGATGCCGCCGGAGGCAGCGATTGGCCGGATCTGGTGCTGCTCGACGGGGGCAAGGGACAGTTGAACGCCGCCATGGAGGTGGTCGAAGATCAGGGGATCACCGGAGTCTCGTTTTTCGCCATGGCCAAGGGGCCGGAGCGCGATGCGGGAAAAGAAAGCCTTTTCTTGCCGGGACGGCGGGAACCGGTTATACTGCCCGAACGATCCCCGGTTCTGTTTTTGCTTCAGAATATACGGGATGAGGCTCATCGCTTCGCCGTGACCTATCACCGCAGCAGTCGGGAGCGGAGTCAGGTGCGTTCCGTGCTGGACCAGATTCCCGGTGTGGGACCGGGAAGAAAAAAAGAGCTGCTGCGTCACTTTGGATCGGTTCGCGCGATTCGTGAGGCGCGTGTCGAGGAGTTGGCGGCACTGCCGGGCATTTCCATGTCCTTGGCCGAAGCCATAGTCCAGCACCTTCAAGATTGCCGGGAAGTCCTTTGA
- a CDS encoding prolipoprotein diacylglyceryl transferase, producing the protein MIPFPQIDPVLIHIGPLAIRWYGLMYTLTFLLGWPLLKWQARRQSLGLSPEVLADLVMGILLGVILGGRFGYILFYHFSYYLANPLAVFRVWEGGMSFHGGLLGVLLAGFLFARKHGLSFLVLGDLMAVVTPLGLLLGRIGNFINGELWGRPTDLPWGVLFPGAGPEPRHPSQLYEAGLEGVMLLLLMLWLGRKRRSPGFLGGVFLTGYAVSRLLVEMVREPDAHLGLLAGGLTMGQWLTFPMLFIGLGLVIHSRHRTDARPR; encoded by the coding sequence ATGATCCCTTTTCCTCAAATCGATCCGGTATTGATCCACATCGGTCCTTTGGCCATACGCTGGTATGGCCTAATGTACACCTTGACCTTTCTGCTGGGCTGGCCCCTGTTGAAATGGCAGGCGCGACGGCAGTCTTTGGGGTTGTCTCCCGAGGTGCTGGCGGATCTGGTGATGGGCATACTGCTCGGGGTGATCCTGGGCGGACGGTTTGGTTATATTCTTTTTTACCATTTCAGCTATTACCTAGCCAATCCCCTCGCCGTTTTCCGGGTGTGGGAAGGGGGCATGTCGTTTCACGGTGGCTTGTTGGGGGTGTTGCTGGCCGGTTTTCTGTTTGCCCGCAAGCATGGGTTGTCCTTTCTGGTGCTGGGTGACCTGATGGCCGTGGTCACGCCTCTGGGTCTGTTGCTGGGGCGGATCGGCAATTTCATCAATGGGGAGTTGTGGGGCCGTCCCACGGATCTGCCCTGGGGCGTGCTGTTTCCCGGCGCCGGTCCGGAACCCCGTCATCCCAGTCAACTGTATGAGGCGGGACTGGAAGGGGTGATGCTGCTGCTGCTGATGCTGTGGCTGGGCAGAAAACGACGTTCTCCCGGATTTCTGGGTGGGGTGTTTCTCACCGGTTATGCGGTCTCCCGTCTGTTGGTGGAGATGGTGCGGGAACCCGATGCCCATCTGGGTCTGCTGGCCGGCGGACTCACCATGGGGCAATGGCTTACCTTTCCCATGCTTTTCATTGGACTGGGACTTGTCATCCATTCCCGCCATCGAACGGATGCCAGGCCACGGTGA